From Aegilops tauschii subsp. strangulata cultivar AL8/78 chromosome 5, Aet v6.0, whole genome shotgun sequence:
tatcgtcatgacatacctcttgggtgaccacacccacatcctcatcctcgaaaggttcaccatggctctgccccgaagcgggatctgatggtgtcgccgacctagaccgttctggtgatacatactcggggtcacgacaaccgaaaaggtttgatagccgccttaacttttggccctggcgttgcaacatgtacaagtgaatgagacatggaacgtaccaacaaatgttaagtgctagtttgaaggagatgtgaaccttaatgaatgctcgaagtgcaccttccccatcgcttttgccagccggggttgtttccagaatagtctcggtctcatcagctgctttgttgatctgggcacgctatgaacagaaacggtatcaaagtgttaggcaagcgaagatgtgaatagtgcgaatggaaaagcaaaaagggctaaccacaaagttcatcattggagctgaagggatcactgagttgcctttcctgactaatgcgttgtactggtgctgggctacctcatcaaaaacggtgggttcttccagaatctcctcagcatacgccggctggcatacctccacgcgggtacttgcaagaaaccatgtgagatagttgttgaacgcgatcgggcagtgctcacgaagctgggctcgttttccagcccttgcttgctccacactaagagcgaactgcatgacatacttcctgtgatgcttggcccaatccttgatcttccgctgctttttcctatccaacctgcaagttagaaacagaatattagcatcatcgaaaccgccgagaagctgctaagtgctcaaggttaattatatcttacgcgtgtagcaacttttccgtgtcctcccactccggtgggtgtggctggaacaaaccaaactggtggaacacccgatgtggcaggtgaagctcaaccgcccagttgcatatcagtgggcaccgCATATGCCAGAGATCCCTATCCCTAATGCACATCGGATTTAGCCTGAACTCTATAGGGTTACCAAAACTCTCTCATTTTCCATACGGCTCCCATTCCACCTGCAAAATGGATTGAATGCAAAATTGATATCGAGTTACGATACAAGCATGATAATCACTTATGCAATGTCGGTTCACCTGCTCAGGCGTGATCGCGTCCAGCTCGCTCTTGTACAACTTGTACATTACCGAGGGATCATCCGTCGTCTCATTtaacacatcccacttgtaagcccaagtggggagccgtagtgggtcgtctttatcgtcccaatcctcgtacttcccggtcttcggtcgtccaaccggcaaacgctcccagctccatatggaaagtgcgagcagacaaccaccaatacctccagtgtgcctacaacaggcttcgtccaactgcacataaaagagaacatggtcaaatttgccgcaagagcgcattgataatgtatcaatgaagtgaaaaggaaacaacttcatacctgtcgatacaagtgagccagtgtcgccgaaccccaactctatttgctatcgaagacggtcaacgccttcagccacatccatggagcattcttgcctatgccatcagcaaacattgtcctggatatcacgtaccacatgtagacacgagcataTGTCTTCACCATGTCCTCATTAGCATCATCAGGGCAATGACAGAAGTTCGATGATATCCACGTGAAAGTAGCGCCCGCtgcgactctttccttcttcttatcttctgcttctggttcccgaggctccggaggaaccataccgataagggcttgcatctgcgcgcgccacccatcagaatcggtgttcatacataaaggattgtcatcgataggaagaccggtgatcatagcaatatcctgcagcgtcacggtcatctccccggtccgaagatggaaaGTGTGTGTGTCTCCGGCCTCCAATGATCAATAAGCGCGGTGAGTGCTGCAGCATTGTTGGGTGGCGTCGACCGGCGGACCAACTGAATGAAAGGGAGAAGTCCTGCCTCCCTTACATACGATGTGTACCGCTCATCATAGCGCATCCCTCCAAGGCTGATCCCGTGAGACcgaagcttcagaggtgcaagctcctacaaacaaacaaatcataacattacgtatggggcatttgtgtttgaaaacaaatacgaaattcataacaccggcaactttcagtattacccgctgctgcaccgacatagcgtacgaccggtgttgtttgtcccaatgatcatcgagaagccaaaccatcctaacaatttcaacaaagcattcttgtcaacacgattatcttttcaattcaaaaaaactaaagtaggcctactacatgcaagattcaaagcATATGTATCCAAAGCATTTTTCTCAATACGAGTATAATTTCAGTACAAATAAACTAAACTAGGCCTACTTCATACAAATAACTTTTCCATagaaataacatgtcaatctatgtatccaaactatataaataacatgtcaacctatctatccaaaccacattctaatctaacaagggttccccaaatctaatatatgcaagattcaaacaaaagttccccaaatctaatacatgcaagattcaaacaagggttccccaaatcttcaaaatatcatattttctatggatagaaagaaggggatcggaggagagtaccttctacgatggattggtgaagaaatgcacggaccaaatcgtcggatcggaaggatttgggagaggggattgagagggggagtgGAGAGGGCAGCCGCCTGTTCTGTTCTGTAATTGGCAATGGGGTGGGTGGGGGAGGAGAGCGCTGGCGCGGTTGCATCTAAGTCAATGTGCAACGCCCGagcgctaggcgctgcacattacatgtgCGGCGCCTAGCTCAGAGGcgttgcactgctgggtgcgggcccatgggctgccacggtggacagaggtgcaacgccccagagctaggcgctgcaccgtagggtgtggcgccggcgtggcgggcgctacacaaaagggtcaggggtgtgaaatagttttacgggcagttcattctgtgaattgATTTGGTTTCGAGGTTAAAATTGTCAAATTTATCGTGAGTTCACAACAACTATTGTCCAGCTGCAGTAATCAATGCGCGTACCAGATTCACCAGACTTCACGGTCCCACGCGAACTGCTGTACCTCATGCATGCTCATCTAACAGCAGAACGCTGGGCTGTACGTGCTCTGAACCTCTGTAGTGAATGATGACAAACGCCCCCAATAAACTCGCTTGCACATCAAAATTGATCAGGAATGACTTGAGGCAACAAAAGCACTGCTAGCACAAGACGAGATGTTGCCACATTACACAAAATGAAGAGAGATTCTTTTTTCAAAACGGAGGCAAAAGTTTTGCCTCATCCATTAATTAAGGAGTTTAGAGTTGCTTTTACAAGAAAAGCGAAAGAAAATATTACAAAGCCACTACTCTCCCGGCATGATTTGACCCAAGTGCTTAGCACCCGCAATTACCCAAAGGTTGGCGTCGCTCTTAATGTTGGAGAACAATACAGACGGAAGCGTGGATTTGTGACGAAACACCCGTGCATTTCTCTCGCACCAAATGGTCCAGCTGGTCAGCATAGCAAGAGAAGCCATCGCCTTCCGGTTGGGCATGCTGGAGTTGGACATGTTGAGCCAGCAGTCCTTGATGGAGCGCATCGTGATCCAGGAGGAGATGTCGAGGTAGTCTAGCTTGAGCCAGCCTTTGATCAGGCCCCACAGTCTAATGGAGTACCGACACTTGAAGAAGATGTGGCTCGCCGATTCCAACGTCTGCTTGCAGACTGGACATAGGCCGCAGTTCGGCCACCCTCTCGTCTCCAATCTATCCGCCGTCCAGACTCGGTTTTGGATTGCCAGCCAAGCAAAGAATTTCATCTTAAGGGGAGCCCATGCTTTCCAAACGGCGAAGCCCATGGGCGAGCTGACCAGCCCAAGGAGTTGCGCACTGTACGCGGATGTGGCAGAGTAGATTCCGCTGGCAGTATGCTTCCAGGTGATGGTGTCCTCGGCGTCCACCGCGAGGGGGATGGCCCTCAGCCGAGCCCAAAGCGTGACAAGCTGCCGGATGTGCTCCATTGTCCAGTTGTTGGGGAGCTTGATTTTGGACAGCCACGCGCCCGCATGCATGGCCTCCTGTACCTTCTATTTCTTCCTCGTGGAAGCCTTGAAGATGAGAGGTGCTATGACGGAAGGTTTCTCGCCATTAACCCACGGGGAGTCCCAAAATGGGGTGCATGCCCCGTTGCCAATGGTTATGCGCGTCGAGGCGTAGAATAGATCACGGTCAAGCTCATCACAAGGGTTGTCCATTCCAATCCACATCTTGGAAGGTTCAGTCCACTCGAACCACAGCCATCTAAGCCGAAGGGCTCTCGCAAACGTAGCCAAGTCCAGGATGCCAAGCCCTCCGAGTTCAGTCGGCCGACAGACTGATTCCCAGTTAACCTTACACTTGGCCCCAGTTGTCTTATTAGAGCCCGCCCATAGGAATGCCTTCTCCAATTTTGTGATATTCAGCAGGGTGCCCGATGGAGGCCTAAGGGCGATGATGTGGTAAATGACCTGAGAGGTTAGCACGGACTTGACAAGCGCCCCGCGCCCAATGGCGGTAATATTCTCTCCGTCCCACGGCACCAGCCTGGCCGCCACTTTGTCCTCAAGGAATTGGAAGTCGCCTCGCCTCAGCTGCCGAACCGATAAAGGTAGCCCCAAGTACTTGATGGGGAAAGCTGCgcgggaggccggcaaggctgcaAGGATGTGGTCGAGGTTGATGTCTGTACATCGAATTGGGACGACCGAGCTTTTCTGGAAGTTTGTGCAGAGGCCCGTGACCTTGCCAAAGTAGTTTAGGATCTGAGCGAAGTTGTCGATATCTTCCTTAATAGGAGCCATGAAGACCGCCGCGTCGTCGGCATATAGGGATGTGCGGAGAATGGCACGATGCCCTCGAAGCTTGTGTAAAAGTCCACGACGGGTCGCGAGGTCGAGCATTTGCTGCAAAGGGTCGATGGCAATGACAAAGAGCAGAGGAGAGATCAGATCTCCCTGCCGAAAGCCGCGACCATGCCTGATAATAGGTCCTGGGACCCCGTTGAGGAGGATTCGC
This genomic window contains:
- the LOC141022926 gene encoding uncharacterized protein, translated to MHAGAWLSKIKLPNNWTMEHIRQLVTLWARLRAIPLAVDAEDTITWKHTASGIYSATSAYSAQLLGLVSSPMGFAVWKAWAPLKMKFFAWLAIQNRVWTADRLETRGWPNCGLCPVCKQTLESASHIFFKCRYSIRLWGLIKGWLKLDYLDISSWITMRSIKDCWLNMSNSSMPNRKAMASLAMLTSWTIWCERNARVFRHKSTLPSVLFSNIKSDANLWVIAGAKHLGQIMPGE